A section of the Chitinivibrionales bacterium genome encodes:
- the eda gene encoding bifunctional 4-hydroxy-2-oxoglutarate aldolase/2-dehydro-3-deoxy-phosphogluconate aldolase, protein MDKAELFKKFEQMKVIPVVKIDDAGDAAPLADAFVRGGLPCAEITFRTAAAADAIRKMASRRDMLVGAGTVLSVDTVKKALDCGAVFVVAPGFNPKVVEYCVKNNIPVTPGVATPTEIEMGLDLGVDVLKFFPAEAMGGLKTLTAISAPYGKVRFVPTGGIDEKNLAAYLGFAKTLCCGGTWIAKADLINEKKFDQIAEITKRAVEIAKAAVIKK, encoded by the coding sequence ATGGACAAAGCCGAACTCTTCAAAAAATTCGAGCAGATGAAGGTCATCCCGGTCGTAAAAATAGACGACGCCGGCGACGCCGCACCCCTCGCGGACGCGTTTGTCAGGGGCGGCCTGCCCTGCGCCGAAATAACGTTCCGCACCGCTGCCGCCGCCGACGCCATAAGGAAAATGGCCTCGCGCAGGGACATGCTCGTGGGCGCGGGCACGGTGCTTTCGGTGGACACGGTAAAGAAGGCGCTCGACTGCGGCGCGGTGTTCGTCGTGGCGCCGGGGTTCAACCCCAAGGTTGTGGAATATTGCGTGAAGAACAACATACCGGTCACGCCCGGCGTTGCCACGCCCACCGAAATCGAGATGGGGCTCGACCTGGGCGTTGATGTTCTCAAATTCTTCCCGGCTGAGGCGATGGGCGGGCTCAAGACGCTCACCGCCATCAGCGCGCCGTACGGAAAGGTGCGGTTCGTGCCCACCGGCGGCATCGACGAAAAAAATCTTGCGGCGTATCTTGGCTTTGCCAAGACCCTGTGCTGCGGGGGAACATGGATCGCAAAGGCTGACTTGATAAATGAAAAAAAGTTTGATCAGATAGCGGAAATAACGAAGCGGGCAGTGGAGATAGCGAAAGCTGCTGTAATAAAGAAATGA